From the Ruania alkalisoli genome, one window contains:
- a CDS encoding TetR/AcrR family transcriptional regulator has translation MGIRVNAAASSRRMSRRLVLADAGLAVIAEEGMRGLTHRAVDRRAGVPPGTTSNYFRTRRDLIVALTERLYRRLTPEDAALVEAAAREPTRDQWVRLMVELVERALAQPALHVALWEIRLEAVRRPELMPVLTELVRGGFRADVAFLHRSRLPGTAHEVRLLHLAINGLILELLTLPDALEVGDWPAIAADLVDRIVYATPGARVPLGDIER, from the coding sequence ATGGGAATTCGCGTGAATGCCGCTGCGTCATCGCGCCGGATGAGCCGGCGGCTGGTGCTGGCTGATGCTGGGCTCGCGGTGATCGCCGAGGAGGGTATGCGTGGCCTGACCCACCGTGCCGTCGACCGCCGGGCCGGCGTGCCGCCGGGCACGACATCGAACTACTTCCGGACCCGCCGCGATCTGATCGTGGCGCTCACCGAACGTCTCTATCGACGACTCACGCCTGAGGACGCCGCACTCGTCGAGGCTGCTGCGCGCGAGCCCACCCGCGACCAGTGGGTGCGCCTGATGGTCGAACTGGTCGAGCGCGCGCTCGCGCAGCCAGCACTGCACGTCGCGCTCTGGGAGATTCGGCTCGAGGCCGTCCGGCGACCTGAGCTGATGCCGGTGCTCACCGAACTCGTGCGCGGGGGCTTTCGCGCCGACGTCGCGTTCTTGCATCGGTCACGATTGCCGGGGACTGCTCATGAGGTGCGGTTGCTCCACCTCGCGATCAATGGGCTGATTCTTGAGCTGCTCACGCTGCCCGATGCGCTCGAGGTCGGCGACTGGCCCGCGATCGCTGCCGACCTCGTGGACCGGATCGTGTACGCAACGCCAGGTGCACGAGTTCCTCTGGGTGACATCGAGCGCTGA
- a CDS encoding pyridoxamine 5'-phosphate oxidase family protein yields the protein MGLRTMADLATTAPAFIEIAHRIVWATAATVDPSGGPRTRILHPVWEWDGERLTGWVATSPLSPKARHLEHEARMSITYWDPSHDTCTTDCRAVWELGEDERAAGWQRFTDAPEPVGYDPRIIPGWTGPEAPSFGILRLEPTRIRVQPASLMLGQGGELHTWRAA from the coding sequence ATGGGACTTCGCACCATGGCCGACCTGGCGACCACTGCCCCCGCGTTCATCGAGATCGCTCACCGCATCGTCTGGGCGACGGCCGCGACTGTCGACCCCTCCGGCGGCCCGCGCACCCGGATCCTGCACCCGGTGTGGGAGTGGGACGGCGAGCGCCTCACCGGATGGGTCGCGACGTCTCCGCTGTCGCCGAAGGCGCGTCATCTGGAGCACGAAGCGCGCATGTCGATCACCTACTGGGATCCCAGTCATGACACCTGCACCACCGACTGCCGCGCCGTCTGGGAACTGGGTGAGGATGAGCGTGCAGCAGGATGGCAACGCTTCACCGATGCGCCGGAGCCCGTCGGCTACGACCCACGGATCATCCCGGGATGGACCGGTCCAGAGGCACCGAGTTTCGGCATTCTGCGACTGGAGCCGACTCGGATCCGCGTACAACCGGCCTCGCTGATGTTGGGGCAGGGTGGCGAGCTACACACCTGGCGGGCCGCCTGA
- a CDS encoding Gfo/Idh/MocA family protein yields MPPAPIALLGLATSHPFSDAATLLDLRPGTVFDVWEPEAGRRAMFNERFPGHRLHTRVEDALAGAAGAVVTVRPHQVAEVVARVIQREVPAFVNKPVAVTGAQRDALEPLWTPAATRLFTSSVLRFAAEVETLRAEFDHTRALSAHVTVRHDVGRWTRGSTPWQDDPAVGGGLIGTMGLHGIELLVSLLGTRASVVSSEVSTRWHHGLISGDTGAVTIRWEAGILGTISIVGVTEHEGYEIDVETVDGPRQVRLPASGDDALGYRATTQRLVAMVDDAAPSPVPWEQTRAVVDLLAEAIALSTSPRI; encoded by the coding sequence ATGCCCCCAGCCCCCATCGCACTCCTCGGGCTGGCCACGAGCCACCCTTTCTCCGATGCCGCCACGCTGCTGGACCTGAGACCGGGTACGGTCTTCGACGTCTGGGAGCCCGAGGCCGGGCGGCGTGCGATGTTCAACGAGCGGTTTCCCGGCCACCGTCTCCACACCCGGGTCGAGGACGCGCTCGCCGGGGCAGCGGGAGCTGTTGTCACGGTCCGCCCGCACCAGGTGGCCGAGGTGGTTGCCCGGGTGATCCAGCGCGAGGTGCCGGCCTTCGTGAACAAGCCGGTCGCCGTCACCGGGGCTCAACGCGACGCACTGGAGCCGCTGTGGACTCCGGCAGCCACCCGGCTGTTCACCAGTTCGGTGCTGCGGTTCGCTGCCGAGGTGGAAACCCTCCGGGCCGAGTTCGACCACACGCGCGCGCTTTCCGCGCACGTCACGGTCCGCCACGACGTCGGCCGGTGGACGCGTGGCTCCACGCCCTGGCAGGACGATCCGGCCGTGGGCGGCGGGCTCATCGGAACGATGGGGCTACACGGTATCGAGCTGCTGGTCTCCTTGCTGGGCACGCGGGCATCCGTGGTCTCGAGCGAGGTATCCACCCGGTGGCACCACGGCCTGATCAGCGGTGATACCGGAGCAGTCACGATCCGCTGGGAGGCGGGGATCCTCGGGACGATCTCGATCGTCGGGGTCACCGAGCACGAGGGATACGAGATCGACGTGGAGACCGTCGACGGCCCCCGGCAGGTGCGCCTACCTGCCAGCGGTGACGACGCGCTCGGCTACCGGGCCACGACGCAACGATTGGTGGCGATGGTCGACGACGCCGCGCCGTCACCGGTGCCGTGGGAGCAGACCCGGGCGGTGGTGGATCTGCTGGCCGAGGCGATCGCGCTGAGCACCAGCCCCAGGATCTGA
- a CDS encoding NAD-dependent epimerase/dehydratase family protein — protein sequence MRILLIGGGGVVGTALATRMRARHQVTILDVRPVSIPGVRSVVADANEYANLEAHVPEAEAVVHLAAIVPRGAEMARQIDAAVRLNVGSVVQALTMSVQEHVRSFVHISSLSVFHEFGRHPIRAGALPDSTAPYGLTKRLAEHACAALAAEPTTVTSLRLAFPAQERDWPRWRSPSNPDAEGARALRLEDGTSYPALHPDDLTDAVERTLTRHGEYAAIALAADPRTIDDDSAQRLLGWSPLARNVTLDAVGRAR from the coding sequence ATGCGGATCCTGCTCATCGGAGGAGGCGGCGTCGTCGGGACCGCCCTGGCTACACGTATGCGGGCCCGCCACCAGGTGACCATCCTCGACGTCCGGCCCGTCTCCATTCCCGGGGTGCGCAGCGTCGTCGCGGACGCGAACGAGTACGCGAACCTTGAGGCGCACGTTCCGGAGGCCGAAGCGGTCGTCCACCTCGCGGCGATCGTCCCGCGCGGCGCTGAGATGGCTCGCCAGATTGATGCAGCGGTGCGTCTGAACGTGGGCAGTGTGGTTCAGGCCCTGACGATGAGTGTGCAGGAACACGTGCGGTCGTTCGTGCACATCAGCTCGTTGTCGGTCTTCCACGAGTTCGGCCGTCACCCGATCCGCGCCGGTGCGCTGCCGGACTCCACGGCGCCGTACGGGCTCACCAAGCGCCTGGCCGAACATGCCTGCGCCGCGCTGGCCGCCGAACCGACCACAGTGACCTCGCTGCGACTGGCCTTTCCTGCACAGGAGCGCGACTGGCCCCGGTGGCGCTCGCCGTCCAACCCTGATGCCGAGGGGGCCCGCGCGCTGCGGCTCGAGGACGGCACCTCCTATCCGGCGCTCCACCCCGATGACCTCACCGACGCGGTCGAGCGAACCCTGACCCGGCACGGAGAGTATGCGGCCATCGCACTGGCCGCCGACCCGCGGACCATTGACGACGACAGTGCTCAGCGGCTGCTGGGATGGTCGCCGCTCGCCAGGAACGTAACTCTGGACGCAGTGGGCCGGGCGCGCTGA
- a CDS encoding NAD-dependent epimerase/dehydratase family protein, which translates to MTTESGAPSDDVALEHRLSSPSPALVQDAAHIDDDLVILGAGGKMGPTLAMMARRALDEAGRRDVAVHAVSRWSDTEVRERLESAGVSTVVADLASPGVESQLPDGGHVVFMVGAKFGVTGQEYRAWLTNAALPHTVTQRYPQARISALSTGNVYPLTDLRSPAPDETSPTGPVGEYAMSCLGRERVFEAAAATRGTRLALVRLNYAVEPRYGVFADLARTILDGRPVDLTTGFVNVVWQRYANEVVLRSLLHASAPEPFRINLTGPETLSVRTAAETLAAALGTEVTFEGQESDSALLADATRCHELFGYPDVPARTLIGWQADWIEKGGQLWDKPTKFQRRDGQF; encoded by the coding sequence ATGACGACCGAATCCGGTGCCCCCAGTGACGATGTGGCCTTGGAGCACCGACTCTCCTCCCCGTCCCCCGCGCTCGTCCAGGACGCCGCGCACATCGACGATGACCTGGTCATCCTCGGCGCGGGCGGCAAGATGGGGCCGACACTGGCGATGATGGCCCGCCGCGCCCTGGACGAGGCGGGACGCCGCGACGTAGCCGTCCACGCTGTCTCGCGGTGGAGCGACACCGAGGTGCGCGAGCGGCTCGAGTCCGCGGGAGTGTCCACCGTGGTCGCCGATCTCGCCTCGCCCGGAGTCGAGTCACAGCTTCCCGACGGCGGACACGTGGTCTTCATGGTCGGCGCCAAGTTCGGAGTCACCGGGCAGGAGTACCGGGCGTGGCTGACCAACGCCGCCCTCCCGCACACCGTGACGCAGCGCTACCCGCAGGCCCGGATCTCCGCCCTCTCGACCGGCAACGTCTACCCGTTGACCGATCTGCGCTCGCCCGCACCGGATGAGACCTCACCGACCGGGCCGGTGGGTGAGTATGCGATGAGCTGCCTGGGCCGGGAGCGCGTCTTCGAGGCCGCCGCGGCCACCCGCGGCACCCGCCTGGCCTTGGTGCGTCTCAACTACGCCGTCGAACCGCGCTATGGAGTCTTCGCCGACCTCGCGCGCACCATCCTCGACGGTCGGCCGGTGGACCTGACGACCGGCTTCGTGAACGTCGTCTGGCAGCGTTACGCCAACGAGGTGGTGCTGCGCTCGCTGCTGCACGCCAGCGCGCCGGAGCCGTTCCGGATCAACCTCACCGGCCCCGAGACGCTCTCGGTGCGCACCGCGGCCGAGACGCTCGCCGCAGCACTCGGCACCGAGGTGACATTCGAGGGCCAGGAATCCGACAGCGCCCTGCTGGCCGACGCCACCCGCTGCCACGAGCTGTTCGGCTACCCGGACGTACCCGCTCGCACGCTGATCGGCTGGCAGGCCGACTGGATCGAGAAGGGAGGCCAGCTGTGGGACAAGCCGACGAAGTTCCAGCGGCGCGACGGTCAGTTCTGA
- a CDS encoding dihydrodipicolinate synthase family protein, translated as MEATTPRRTREQITARLREGLVIPALPLALREDSTFDERYQAAVVRYYAAAGAGGVAAAVHTTQFEIRDPGTRLLEPVLELTAEVLAETGLLKIAGVAGDEETAVAEAELAARLGYDAVLLIPPRSGATDETQMLARARSVADVIPVIGFYLQEAIGGPRLSAAFWREFAEIENVVAVKIAPFDRYRTLDVVSAVLSSSRADQIALYTGNDDNIIGDLITPFTGGRWIDGGLLGQWAVGTHAAAGLMTRVHAARAGEDEAVRELTARAPELTELNAAVFDAENNFRGCIAGVNAVLWWQGLLPSMRCLNPGEVLSPGQEDRIRGALARYPWTSDKDFIADRLSEWLR; from the coding sequence ATGGAGGCCACCACGCCGCGTCGCACCCGCGAGCAGATCACCGCGCGGCTGCGCGAAGGGCTGGTCATCCCTGCACTCCCCCTGGCACTACGGGAGGACAGCACATTCGACGAGAGGTACCAGGCCGCCGTCGTGCGCTACTACGCGGCAGCGGGTGCCGGTGGTGTGGCAGCGGCGGTGCACACGACGCAGTTCGAGATCCGCGACCCGGGCACCCGGCTGCTGGAGCCGGTGCTGGAGCTCACCGCCGAGGTGCTGGCCGAGACCGGTCTACTGAAGATCGCTGGTGTTGCCGGGGACGAGGAGACCGCGGTCGCCGAGGCCGAGCTCGCCGCCCGCCTCGGCTATGACGCCGTGTTGCTGATCCCGCCGCGCAGTGGCGCGACGGACGAGACGCAGATGCTCGCCCGGGCCCGTTCCGTGGCAGACGTGATCCCGGTGATCGGCTTCTACCTGCAGGAGGCGATCGGCGGGCCGCGGCTGTCGGCTGCGTTCTGGCGGGAGTTCGCCGAGATCGAGAACGTCGTGGCCGTGAAGATCGCTCCGTTCGACCGGTACCGGACCCTGGACGTGGTCTCGGCGGTGCTGAGCTCCTCCCGCGCGGACCAGATCGCTCTCTACACCGGCAACGACGACAACATCATCGGCGATCTGATCACGCCGTTCACCGGCGGCCGCTGGATCGACGGCGGCCTGCTGGGGCAGTGGGCAGTGGGCACCCACGCAGCTGCCGGCCTGATGACCAGGGTGCACGCGGCGCGTGCGGGCGAGGATGAGGCGGTACGAGAGCTGACCGCCCGCGCCCCAGAGCTCACGGAGCTGAACGCCGCCGTCTTCGACGCCGAGAACAATTTCCGCGGTTGCATCGCGGGAGTGAACGCCGTGCTCTGGTGGCAGGGACTGCTGCCGAGCATGCGTTGCCTGAATCCCGGCGAGGTGCTTTCGCCGGGACAGGAAGACCGGATCCGCGGAGCGCTCGCTCGTTACCCGTGGACCTCGGACAAGGACTTCATCGCGGATCGTCTCAGCGAGTGGCTGCGATGA
- a CDS encoding ABC transporter substrate-binding protein, producing MRTRTTATIAVGAAAALALTACSSGDSSADGGSSEITLWMYPVIADEDASRDYWESFEADFETEHSDIDLSIELLPWADREEKIGTAIAAGTGPDLVLLVPDLARNFYDTGGLKPIDGAIDDPGVYFEGALAGGTFDGEIYGLPIYQTANTTAYNTALFEEAGITELPQTWDEILDAAPALAENGVSVLDYSGSAETTLNISFYPLLWQAGGSVFTEDGSDIAFDGPEGVEALQFLLDLQEAGGLPADAATKTTAVEGGPLGLGTAAMSYGMSGATIDQLEAAVGEENVTVGAPLTGAVQASFGTPGIIGLTTINEDEEAALEVARALAAPEAQSAMFEAAGWFPSREDAEITIEDDATQALFDSLAVSNPGEAAPGARQVMSILATHIQSALQGQATAEEAIADAAAEARDAISRL from the coding sequence ATGAGAACCCGAACCACAGCCACGATCGCCGTCGGAGCGGCGGCAGCGCTCGCGCTGACTGCCTGCTCCTCGGGCGATAGCTCAGCCGACGGCGGATCCAGCGAGATCACGCTCTGGATGTACCCCGTGATCGCCGATGAGGACGCCAGCCGCGACTACTGGGAGTCCTTCGAGGCGGACTTCGAGACCGAGCACTCCGACATCGACCTCTCGATCGAGCTCCTCCCCTGGGCCGATCGCGAGGAGAAGATCGGCACGGCGATCGCTGCCGGTACCGGCCCCGACCTGGTGCTCCTGGTCCCTGACCTGGCGAGGAACTTCTACGACACCGGTGGCCTCAAGCCCATCGACGGCGCCATCGATGACCCGGGCGTCTACTTCGAGGGCGCCCTCGCCGGCGGCACGTTCGACGGTGAGATCTACGGCCTGCCGATCTACCAGACGGCGAACACCACCGCCTACAACACGGCACTGTTCGAGGAGGCCGGCATCACCGAGCTCCCGCAGACGTGGGACGAGATCCTGGACGCCGCGCCTGCCCTCGCCGAGAACGGCGTCTCCGTGCTCGACTACTCCGGCTCGGCCGAGACCACGCTCAACATCTCCTTCTACCCGCTGCTGTGGCAGGCGGGCGGCTCGGTGTTCACCGAGGACGGCAGCGACATCGCCTTCGACGGCCCCGAAGGCGTCGAGGCGCTGCAGTTCCTGCTCGACCTGCAGGAAGCAGGCGGGCTCCCGGCCGATGCTGCCACCAAGACGACCGCCGTGGAAGGTGGTCCGCTCGGCCTGGGAACAGCAGCGATGTCGTACGGGATGTCCGGCGCCACGATCGACCAGCTCGAGGCGGCCGTCGGCGAGGAGAACGTCACCGTCGGCGCTCCGCTCACTGGTGCGGTCCAGGCCTCCTTCGGCACACCGGGCATCATCGGCCTGACCACGATCAACGAGGATGAAGAAGCAGCTCTCGAAGTAGCCCGTGCCCTGGCGGCGCCGGAAGCGCAGTCCGCGATGTTCGAAGCGGCGGGCTGGTTCCCCTCCCGTGAGGATGCCGAGATCACGATCGAAGACGACGCCACCCAGGCGCTGTTCGACTCCCTGGCCGTCTCCAACCCGGGAGAGGCTGCACCTGGAGCGCGGCAGGTGATGTCCATCCTCGCCACGCACATCCAGTCCGCCCTGCAGGGTCAGGCGACCGCCGAAGAGGCCATCGCCGACGCCGCAGCAGAGGCGCGGGACGCCATCTCCCGCCTGTAA
- a CDS encoding carbohydrate ABC transporter permease has protein sequence MTSTTPVSALGRQKRRGSTTAARSGMWAGILFVLPMLVLFVIFRFVPSLGAIGMSLTDYKLSGDYSVVWFDNYTRMIADDVFLGALTTTLVYAAIYVPLVVVVSMVTALVLNRLVWGTGFFRGALFLPYVTSFVLAAVIWLWIFASDGLVNGLLTEAGVDPYPFLTGNQAQVLTSLAVVSAWRGFGYSMLILLAGLKNIPDDLLESATLDGANATQRFFRIVLPLLRPVVFFVLVIETIAAFQVFDTIYVMTGGGPSRASYSLVYALYDQGFKFFDFGYAAAIGVAIFLLVFVISLIQRRFLDRSNT, from the coding sequence ATGACTTCCACCACCCCCGTCTCAGCACTGGGCAGGCAGAAGCGACGCGGCTCGACCACCGCCGCACGCAGCGGCATGTGGGCGGGCATCCTGTTCGTGCTCCCCATGCTGGTGCTGTTCGTCATCTTCCGGTTCGTCCCCAGTCTCGGGGCGATCGGCATGAGCCTGACCGACTACAAGCTCAGCGGCGACTACTCCGTCGTCTGGTTCGACAACTACACGCGGATGATCGCCGACGATGTGTTCCTCGGCGCCCTGACCACGACCCTGGTCTACGCCGCGATCTACGTTCCGCTCGTCGTCGTGGTCTCCATGGTGACCGCCCTGGTGCTCAACCGGCTGGTGTGGGGCACCGGGTTCTTCCGCGGTGCACTGTTCCTTCCATACGTGACCTCGTTCGTGCTCGCGGCTGTCATCTGGCTGTGGATCTTCGCCAGCGACGGGCTGGTGAACGGGCTGCTCACCGAAGCGGGAGTCGATCCCTATCCCTTCCTGACGGGCAACCAGGCACAGGTGCTCACCTCGCTCGCCGTCGTCTCCGCATGGCGAGGGTTCGGGTACTCGATGCTGATCCTGCTCGCGGGGTTGAAGAACATCCCGGACGATCTACTCGAATCGGCCACCCTCGACGGCGCGAACGCGACTCAGCGGTTCTTCCGGATCGTGCTGCCATTGCTGCGACCGGTGGTGTTCTTCGTGCTGGTGATCGAGACGATCGCCGCGTTCCAGGTCTTCGACACCATCTACGTCATGACCGGCGGCGGGCCTTCCCGTGCGTCCTACTCGCTGGTGTACGCCCTCTATGACCAGGGATTCAAGTTCTTCGACTTCGGCTACGCCGCCGCGATCGGTGTCGCGATCTTCCTACTCGTCTTCGTCATCTCGCTGATCCAGCGTCGCTTCCTCGATCGGAGCAACACATGA
- a CDS encoding carbohydrate ABC transporter permease, with product MTATLTRPGTETNGTPAAARRRRRNRIRPGTILVASLLAFGTIVPFLAVFILALSPEGARTIPFQLPDEWTLDNLIAVLTARNFLRWTLNTTIYSIVSVVLVLITAAMAGYAFAKKRFPGREIMFWSFLATLMVPTQATIIPLFVLVARLEGIDTFWGLIVPTLANSQAVFLMRQFIMGLPDELFEAAKIDGAREWSIFWRIVLPLTTPILATLGIFVFLWHWNDFLWPLIIAQTDEMRTLTVGLASLNQEAVSQARLMAAAAITVIPCLVVFAVLQRYIVNSVAASGIKG from the coding sequence ATGACCGCCACGCTCACGCGGCCCGGGACCGAGACCAATGGGACACCCGCTGCAGCGCGCCGCAGACGCCGCAACCGCATCAGGCCGGGAACGATCCTGGTGGCCTCGCTGCTCGCGTTCGGCACCATCGTGCCGTTCCTCGCGGTCTTCATCCTCGCCCTGAGTCCCGAGGGCGCCCGCACGATCCCGTTCCAGCTGCCGGACGAGTGGACGCTCGACAACCTGATCGCCGTCCTGACCGCACGCAACTTCCTGCGTTGGACGCTCAACACCACGATCTACTCGATCGTGTCGGTGGTGCTGGTGCTGATCACGGCAGCCATGGCCGGATACGCCTTCGCGAAGAAGCGCTTCCCGGGCCGGGAGATCATGTTCTGGTCGTTCCTGGCCACGTTGATGGTGCCCACCCAGGCCACCATCATCCCGCTGTTCGTGCTGGTCGCCAGACTGGAGGGCATCGACACGTTCTGGGGGCTGATCGTGCCGACCCTGGCGAACTCCCAGGCGGTGTTCCTGATGCGGCAGTTCATCATGGGTCTGCCGGACGAGCTCTTCGAAGCCGCGAAGATCGACGGCGCCCGGGAGTGGAGCATCTTCTGGCGGATCGTGCTCCCGCTGACGACGCCGATCCTGGCCACGCTCGGGATCTTCGTCTTCCTCTGGCACTGGAACGACTTCCTGTGGCCACTGATCATCGCCCAGACCGACGAGATGCGGACGCTGACCGTGGGTCTGGCCAGCTTGAACCAGGAGGCGGTCTCCCAGGCCCGGCTGATGGCGGCTGCGGCAATCACCGTGATCCCCTGCCTGGTGGTGTTCGCGGTGCTGCAGCGCTACATCGTCAACAGCGTGGCAGCGAGCGGGATCAAGGGATGA
- a CDS encoding DUF1961 family protein, with protein sequence MTTRGGSVAEPDATTEGTVTEEGIETLYRNPLACESDLAGFRAEGPVTLSFPQRRMRVESTVLSDDSTQGNFVLWCPEEFGPDVEYSWDFWPIREPGLCIVFFAARGRGGVDLFDATLTPRDGDYPQYHSGDIDAYHLSYFRRRIDPRLHTCNLRKSHGFHLVASAPDPIPPVATAVAPYRIRIRHAGGDVAMFVDDLPVLTWHDDGSTGGPALGRGRFGFRQMSPMIAEYANLEVRSLAA encoded by the coding sequence ATGACCACACGCGGTGGGAGCGTGGCGGAGCCGGACGCGACCACGGAGGGCACGGTGACGGAGGAGGGCATCGAGACGCTCTATCGCAACCCGCTCGCATGCGAGTCGGATCTCGCCGGCTTCCGCGCCGAAGGGCCGGTCACGCTCAGCTTCCCGCAACGCCGGATGCGGGTCGAGAGCACCGTGCTCAGCGACGACTCCACCCAGGGCAACTTCGTGCTGTGGTGCCCGGAGGAGTTCGGGCCGGACGTGGAGTACTCCTGGGACTTCTGGCCGATCCGGGAGCCCGGGCTGTGCATCGTGTTCTTCGCCGCACGAGGGCGAGGAGGTGTCGATTTGTTCGACGCCACGCTCACCCCGCGTGATGGCGACTATCCGCAGTACCACTCCGGAGACATCGACGCCTATCACCTCTCCTATTTCCGACGGCGGATCGATCCTCGACTGCATACGTGCAACCTGCGGAAGAGTCACGGTTTTCACCTGGTCGCCTCGGCGCCCGATCCGATCCCGCCCGTGGCCACGGCGGTGGCGCCGTACCGGATCCGGATCCGGCACGCCGGTGGGGATGTCGCGATGTTCGTCGACGATCTACCGGTGCTGACGTGGCACGACGACGGATCGACCGGTGGGCCCGCTCTGGGGCGAGGGCGGTTCGGGTTCCGGCAGATGTCCCCGATGATCGCCGAGTACGCGAATCTCGAGGTGCGGAGCCTGGCCGCGTAG
- a CDS encoding Rpn family recombination-promoting nuclease/putative transposase, whose amino-acid sequence MTERHEGTSPHDGLFRGVVGVPVNAASVLASVLPAGVSDRLDLGSLRASPASFVDPDLRWCHSDLLFTADVDGRNGYVYVVIEHQSSADALMPLRMLEYTTRIWRQHLSGLEGPPRLPPVLPVVIYHHASRRWSAPTSLDGLYDVDAEIGQALERFLPRYEFLLQDLTQVDAAALRGAPLTPEARVTLAMLTFAPGNTNLVRVLARFAADLQVLVRRDRVDGTFGRIIDYVGRVSETPPAALRQFFRQLGPDAQEAYMATTLEQGIALGRAEGQAATLARLLTQKFGPLTTEQTARIQGASIDQLETWTDRILTADTIEAVLR is encoded by the coding sequence ATGACCGAGCGACATGAGGGGACCAGCCCCCATGATGGGCTCTTCCGCGGAGTGGTGGGCGTGCCGGTGAATGCTGCCTCGGTGCTGGCGTCGGTGCTTCCTGCGGGCGTGAGCGATCGTCTGGACCTGGGAAGTCTGCGGGCCTCGCCGGCAAGCTTCGTGGACCCCGATTTGCGGTGGTGTCACAGTGATCTGCTATTCACGGCCGACGTGGACGGGCGCAACGGATACGTGTACGTCGTCATCGAGCACCAATCCAGCGCGGATGCGTTGATGCCCCTGCGGATGCTGGAGTACACCACCCGAATCTGGCGCCAGCATCTCTCCGGGCTGGAGGGGCCGCCGCGACTACCTCCGGTGTTGCCGGTGGTGATCTACCATCACGCGTCGCGACGGTGGTCGGCGCCCACGAGCCTCGACGGCCTGTATGACGTCGATGCTGAGATCGGGCAGGCGTTGGAGCGGTTTCTGCCGCGGTATGAGTTTCTGCTGCAGGATCTGACGCAGGTTGACGCTGCGGCGCTCAGGGGCGCGCCGTTGACCCCGGAGGCCCGAGTGACGTTGGCGATGCTCACGTTCGCACCCGGAAACACCAACCTCGTCCGGGTGCTCGCCCGGTTCGCTGCTGACCTGCAGGTGCTGGTGCGCCGAGACCGCGTGGACGGGACCTTTGGACGTATCATTGACTACGTGGGCCGGGTGAGTGAGACCCCACCAGCGGCGTTGCGGCAGTTCTTTCGTCAGCTCGGGCCCGATGCACAGGAGGCATACATGGCAACCACACTGGAGCAGGGAATCGCCCTTGGCCGAGCGGAAGGGCAAGCCGCGACCTTGGCCCGCCTGCTGACCCAGAAATTCGGCCCGCTCACCACGGAGCAGACGGCCCGCATTCAAGGGGCGTCGATCGATCAGCTCGAGACCTGGACCGACCGGATCCTGACCGCGGACACCATCGAAGCCGTCCTGCGCTGA
- a CDS encoding type II toxin-antitoxin system ParD family antitoxin encodes MVTKRLLEDGKTQLGALRSALISGEQSGEAEPFDLDEFVADRVRQGEEMTTGTQPPSQTPCRARRWA; translated from the coding sequence ATGGTCACCAAGCGACTCCTGGAGGACGGGAAGACCCAGCTGGGAGCACTCCGCTCGGCCCTGATCAGCGGAGAGCAGAGCGGCGAGGCGGAGCCGTTCGACCTCGATGAGTTCGTGGCCGACAGGGTTAGACAGGGTGAGGAAATGACCACCGGCACCCAGCCGCCGAGTCAGACCCCGTGCCGGGCGAGGCGCTGGGCGTAG